In Syngnathoides biaculeatus isolate LvHL_M chromosome 5, ASM1980259v1, whole genome shotgun sequence, the following are encoded in one genomic region:
- the nrsn1 gene encoding neurensin-1 has protein sequence MASCSEICGSEHGEQAQVSGNCQQYGVRSYLHQFYEECTASIWERDEDFQIQRSPSRWSSLLWKVCLAFGTLILFAGLIVIIVGYSTPARIEAFGEEDLLFVDSQAVSFNRALDVCKLTGAVLFCVGGTSMAVGLLLSVFAKSYSKEELYLQQKFKERLADLHSTAGTPITRAPTPGEGKVPVTLSKVQNIQPVTPKSET, from the exons ATGGCGTCTTGCTCAGAGATCTGCGGCTCGGAACACGGCGAGCAAGCCCAAGTCAGCGGGAACTGCCAGCAGTACGGCGTCCGCTCCTACTTACACCAG TTTTATGAGGAGTGCACAGCCTCCATCTGGGAACGTGATGAAGATTTTCAGATTCAGAGATCGCCGAGCAGGTGGAGCTCTTTACTCTGGAAG GTCTGTCTCGCGTTTGGCACCCTGATCCTGTTTGCAGGCCTGATTGTCATCATCGTGGGCTATTCTACTCCAGCTCGGATTGAAGCGTTTGGTGAAGAGGATCTCCTCTTTGTGGACAG CCAGGCAGTCAGTTTCAACCGCGCGCTGGATGTTTGCAAGCTCACTGGGGCCGTACTGTTCTGCGTGGGAGGCACCTCCATGGCCGTGGGTCTCCTGCTGTCTGTCTTTGCCAAAAGCTACTCCAAAGAGGAATTATATCTGCAGCAAAAGTTTAAAGAGCGGCTGGCGGATTTGCACTCGACAGCCG GTACCCCCATCACGAGAGCACCAACTCCAGGGGAGGGAAAGGTGCCCGTCACACTTTCCAaggtccaaaacatccaaccggTAACCCCAAAGTCAGAAACCTGA